The genomic stretch AGCGCCGTGTCCTTCGGATCGCCATCGCGGATCAGCCACAGCTCGCCAGCGGTGCAGCGCACCGCCACCCGTTCGCCGGGCCCGGCGACCAGCCGCAGCGAGCTGCGGGCGGGCAGGGTGGCGGTCATATCGTTGCTTGCCAGGTACATGATGGTCTCCTGGTTCAGGCCAAGGCCAGGCCAGCGGATACCGGCACCGGGCGCGGCCCGGAGGGCGGCCGGATGAATTCGGCGATGCGCTGGATCACCGCGGGATCGCGCAGGATGCGGCGATGGCCGAGGCCGGTGGTGGTCTCCAGCCGTGCGCCCGGCCAGGCGCCGGCGATGGCCGCGCCGTCTTCCCAGCGCACCTCCTTGTCGTCGCGGTCATGGATCACCAGCGTCGGCGGCACCGGGCGGTCGCGGCCCAGGTCCGGCACGTTGAAGGCCGACCACGGCATGCCCAGCCAGCGTTCGCTGTGGCGCTGCATGCGGGCCAGCACCGCCGGCGCCACGCCCAGCTGCCACGCCAGCGCGGCGCATGCCGCGCGCATGTCGGCGGGCGCGCCCAGCAGCACTGCGGCGCGCGCTGGCAGGCCTTCGCGCAGCGCCAGCGCCGCGGCCGCGCCGCCGAGCGAATGCGCCACCACGGCGTGGACCGGGCCGGCATGCCACGCTGCCGCCAGCAGCGAGCGCGACATCTCCAGCACCGACGTCTGAGCGGCGCCGCGTGTGCCGGCATCGGAGGCGCCGTGCGACAGCGCATCGAAGGCGACCACCCGCATGCCCGCCGCCAGCAGGCCGTCGATCACCGCATGCCACTGGCCCGCATGGCCGCCCCACCCATGGGCGAGCAGCACCACCGGCCCGGCGCTGCCCCAGCGGTAGACCCGCACGCGCCGGCTGGGCCCATGGCCGGTCACCAGGGCCCAGTCAGCGCGCGCGCCGTCCAGCGCGTGCCGGGCGGCCGAGGTGAGGGCGGCGCGCGGCGGGCAGAACCACAGGCGCTCGAGCCGGCGTGCCGTCGCCGCGGGCATCAGCATGCTGCCGGCTTGCCAGCGCAAGCGCTGCAAGCCCATCAGGGCACGCTGCAAGGTGCCGTCGCGGCTGGCCGGGGACGACGCATCTGTGCTGCGAAAGGCTGCCGCCGCCACAGCGGAAGAGGGGGAAACCGGGGAAGGAGAAGAGACTGCTTGCGTCACGACCTGCACCTCCAATGGATTCTGGATTGCGCGGCGTCATTGGAACCGGGCTGGCCGGAGGCGTCTCGCGCTTTCTAAAAGACCGACCAGTCGTGCTTTTTTCGGTACAAAAAAAAGCCCGCCGGAGCGGTGTGCTGCCCGCCGGCGGGATAGCGCCGGCGCCGATTTCATGTGCTCGCGGGATGCGCCGCGTCCGCCGCGGCGCGCGCGACCAGGGCCGCAAAGGCGTGCCGCGCCATCGCTTCCGCATCCTGCCGCCCCAGCAGCTTGAACGACTGCTGGAACGCCATGCCGATGCCGGACAGCTCGAAGGCGAACTGGCGCGGGTCGACGTGCGGCCCGAACTGGCCTTCGTCGATGGCGTCCCCGACCACCCGCGCGATGGTGCTGTGCCAGTCCTTCAGCGACTGCACCACCAGGTCGCGGATCGAGCCGGGGCGGTCGCGATACTCCTGCCCCAGCGCGGTAAACAGGCACCGCCCCTGCGTCACCGTGCCGCCCAGCCATTCCAGGTAGCCCTCGAACAGCGCCTGCAGCCGCGGCATGCCGCGCGGCTGGCGCATCGCCGGCCGGATCACGATGTCGCCGAAACGCTCCACCGCCAGGTCCAGCACCGCCTGTTGCAGCATCTCCTTGGACTTGAAGTGCGCGTACAGGCCGCTCTTGGACATATTGGTGTCGGCCGCCAGCGTCGCCAGCGACAACTGCTCGAAGCCAACCTTGGCGGCGGCGTCCAGCGCCTGCTCGATGATGGCTTTGCGGGTGAGGTGTCCTTTCTGCATGCAACGAAGAATAGCACGACCGGTCGGTTTGTCAACGAAACCGGATGCATGGTAGTTGCCCCGACTTGCGTTGTTGTGCTCGCGAGGCCATAACGTCATACAGCTATGCATGTGACGTCAACGCAAATTCCGAGGGCCCGTTACTGTCTGGGCGGCGCGAAGGCGTTGTGCTCTGTCCGACGCCTGGACGGGCGCCTTCCGGTTGATGCCGGCGCAAGATGAGGGGCCAGCAAGAAATCTGCACAAAGTGTTTCGGCGGTTACATACGGAACGCTTTGCGTGCTCTATACTCGAATGCACGTCCGCGCACTTTTTTCACTGGTGACTGGAGACCGACATGAACAGTACAGCCGTGCCGAGAGGCGCTAGCGAACCGTTCCGGCAACTGCGGGCGCTGCGCCGCGCGCGCAAGCTCAAGCAGGAGGACGTTGCCCGCAAGGCGGGCATTTCCCGGGAGGCTTACCTCCGGGCAGAATCAGGCCAGGCCGACCCCCGCATGTCGACCTTCCTGGCGGCCTGCGAGGCGCTGGGCCTGGAAGTCGTGCTGGCGCCGCAGCACCTTGCCGCCGACGTCAACGCTTTCATTGCCAGCCGCAACGGTGGCGTGACCGCTGCCTCGATGGCCGGCCAGCCCGCCGGCGCCGCACCGGCCCCGGCCGCGACCCCGGCCTCCGGCGGCGGTTTCGGCCCCGGCACCGGCGAGGGCCACAAACCGGTCTGACCCGCCTTCTGCCTGGCTGGCCGCATGCTTGATGCGGGCCGGTCCGGCAGCGGGCCTCCAGGCCACCCTCCGCAAGCGGCGCGTGCCCTCCGGCGCGCGCCGAGCCGCTTTTGTCCCGAGAGCCGTTTCCGGCACCGGACAGCCATGACGCCGCAGGCCTGACTGCCTGAGCCGGCGCTTTCAAGCCTTCCTGTCTTGCTGGCTCTCGCGCCCGCAAGCGGCATCCTCCCAATTTCCCGGTTCGCCAGCTACAACTGCAAGAGCGCCGTGTGCTGCCCGCGCGCATCCTCGGTTTGACACGTCCGGTTCCGATAATTACGATATGGTAAATTCATTCCACAATACGTAATTCAAGCGCCGTGCGGCCAGCACTGCGCTGATGGACCCACCCGGAGACGCAACAACACCATGGACCTCACGCATACCCAGCTTGCCGAGCGCGGCTATATGTCCGGCTTCGCCAACGAATTCGCCACCGAGGCCCTGCCCGGCGCGCTGCCGGTGGGTCAGAACTCGCCCCAGCGCGCGCCCTATGGCTTGTATGCCGAACAGTTGTCGGGCACGGCGTTCACGGCGCCGCGCGCGCACAACCGCCGCTCGTGGCTGTACCGCATCCGCCCGGCGGCGCTGCACAAGCCGTTCACGCTGATCGGACAGTCGCGCTTCCTGAGCCGCTTCGACCAGGTGCCGCCGTCGCCGAACCAGATGCGCTGGAGCCCGCCGGCAATGCCGTCGGTGCCGACCGACTTTGTCGACGGCATCGTCACCATGGCCGGCAACGGCGGCCCGGAAGCGATGACCGGCTGCGGCATCCACCTGTACCTGGCCAACCGCTCGATGCATGATCGCTTCTTCTACAACGCCGACGGCGAGATGCTGATCGTGCCGCAGCAGGGCAGGCTGCTGATGGTGACCGAACTCGGCCGCCTGGAAGTCGAGCCGCACGAGATCGTGGTGGTCCCGCGCGGCGTGCGTTTCCGCGTGGAGCTGCCCGACGGCGAGGCGCGCGGCTATATCTGCGAGAACTACGGCGCGCTGTTCAAGCTGCCCGACCTGGGCGTGATCGGCTCGAACGGCCTGGCCAATCCACGCGACTTCCTGACACCGGTGGCCAGCTACGAAGACCGCGAAGGCGCATTCGAGCTGGTGGCCAAGTTCCAGGGCAACCTGTGGCGCGCCGACATCGGCCACTCGCCGCTCGACGTGGTGGCCTGGCATGGCAACTACGCGCCGTACAAGTACGACCTGCGCCGCTTCAACACCATCGGCTCGATCAGCTACGACCATCCGGATCCGTCGATCTTCCTGGTGCTGCAGTCGCCGTCGGATACGCCGGGCGTCGACACCATCGACTTCGTCATCTTCGGGCCGCGCTGGCTGGCCATGCAGGATTCGTTCCGCCCGCCCTGGTTCCACCGCAATATCGCCAGCGAGTTCATGGGCCTGATCTCGGGCGTCTATGACGCCAAGGCCGAAGGCTTCGCGCCCGGCGGCGCCAGCCTGCACAACTGCATGAGCGGCCACGGCCCGGATGCGGAAACGTTCGAGAAGGCCAGCGTGGCCGATACCTCGACGCCCCACCATATCGAAAACACCATGGCGTTCATGTTCGAAACGCCGGGCGTGATCCGCCCGACGCCGTACGCGGCGCAATCGGCGTCGCTGCAGCAGGAGTACTACACCTGCTGGCAGGGCCTGAAGAAGCATTTCAACCCGAACGTCCGCTAAATCCCGGAGCACCCGATGACCGCCCCCCAAACCAGCTGGATCGACAGCGCCAACGACGGCAACACCCATTTTTCGCTGCAAAACCTGCCCTACGGCGTGTTTTCCACCAAAGGCCAGGCGCCCCGTGCCGGCGTTGCCATCGGCGACCAAATCCTGGACCTCGATGCGCTGGACCAGGCCGGCCTGCTGCCTGAAGCGGCCCGGGGCACCTTTGCCGCGGCCAGTCTCAATCGCTTCATCGCGCTGGGCCAGCCGGTCTGGAGCGAAACGCGCCGGCGCCTGACGGCGCTGCTGTCCGGCGCGGACGCCGCGTTGCGCGACAACGCCGCCTTGCGCGACCGGGCGCTGGTGCCGATGTCGGCGGCGACGCTGCACCTGCCGGTCGAGATCCCTGGCTACACGGATTTCTATTCGTCGAAGGAGCACGCCACCAACGTCGGCCGCATGTTCCGCGATCCGGACAATGCGCTGCTGCCGAACTGGCTGGAAATCCCGATCGGCTACAACGGCCGCGCCAGCTCGGTGGTGGTGAGCGGCACGCCGCTGCATCGTCCCAATGGCCAGATCAAGCTGCCGAACGAGGCGCGTCCGGTCTTCAGCGCCTGCCGCAAGCTGGATTTCGAGCTGGAGATGGGCTTTATCGTCGGCAAGCCCTCGGCGCTGGGCGAGCCTGTCAGCACCGCCGACGCGCCGGCGCATATGTTCGGCATGGTGCTGCTCAACGACTGGAGCGCGCGCGATATCCAGCAATGGGAATACGTGCCGCTGGGTCCGTTCAACAGCAAGGGCTTCGGCACCTCGATCTCGCCGTGGGTGGTCACCATGGAAGCGCTCGAGCCGTTCCGCCGCGACAATCCCGTGCAGTCGCCCGAGCCGCTGCCCTACCTGCAGCAACAGGGCAAGAACGCCTACGACATCGCGCTGGAAGTCGCACTGCAGCCCGAAGGCGCGGCGGCGCCCAGCACCATCTGCCGCACCAACTTCAAGGCGATGTACTGGACCATGGCGCAGCAGCTGGCGCACCACACCGTGTCGGGCTGCAACGTGCGCGTGGGCGACCTGATGGGTTCGGGCACGATCAGCGGCACCACGCCGGACTCTTACGGCAGCCTGCTCGAGCTGACCCGCAACGGCGCCGAGCCGCTGACGCTGGCCGACGGCAGCCAGCGCAGCTTCCTGCAGGACGGCGACGACGTGATCATGACCGGCTACTGCCAGGGCGATGGCTATCGCGTCGGCTTCGGTACGGTGTCGGGCAAGATCCTGCCGGCGCGTTGAAGCAAGGGCGCTGGCCGGCAGGTTTCAGCCGGCGTCAGCGCCAAGCGCGGCGGCATCGAGGATGACCGCCGCGCGGCCCGACAGCAGCGTACGTCCCGCGGCGCTGACGGCAAAGGCGTAGAGCACGGTGGCGCCTTCGCCGCTGATGCGCTCCGCTGTGATCTCCAGCGGCGCCGCGATGTCGTCGAGCCGTTCCACCTGCAGCACCAGCTTGCGCACGCTGGCCAGATAGCCCGTGCGCGGGCGCCGCGGCGCGCCGCCTGCCTGCGCGGCCTCGGCCAGCAGGGCGCCATGCACGGCCATGGCCTGCGCCGCATATTCGATCCCGCACACCGCTGCCAGCCGGCTCTGCGCGCGCAGCGGATTGTCCGCATGCGTGTGGCTGCTTGCCGTGCAGCGGACCGCTGCCGCGTCCCACGCCACCACGCCGTCGAGCAGGCACATGCTGCCCTGGTGCGGAATGCGCGCCGCGATCCACGCGCGGTCCCGGATCGCTTCAGGCATGGGCGTGGCCGCCGAGGCTGGTGACTTCGGCTTCGATCCGCAGCGTGTCCAGATAATCCAGCACCACGGTGCCGGTCTCGCCACGGGCGATCGCGGCCAGCAGCGGCAGCACGCGCGCAGCCGGGGCCGACTGGCGCAGCGCTTCGAGCGCGGCGTCCGGCATCGCGGTGGCCGGCGCCTGTGTCAGCGCCACCGCGATGCGCGCCAGCGAGCGCGGGCCCGGTTGCGGCGTGAGCAGCAGGGCCACGCCGAACGGGTCGGGAATCGGCCGGCAGCTGTGCAGCGGCTCCGGATAGCCGGTGTCATAGGCGATCAGCAGGCACGGCTCCGCATCGGCGCTGGCCTGCAGTACGCCTTCCAGCAGCCCCGCGCCAAAGCTGCCGTCCATCGCGCACAGCACGTTGGAGGCGCGCATCGCGCCGGCGGCGATCGACCAGTAGCCGGCGGTCGCGTTGTGCACGGAGTTGTGGAAGCGCGTCGGCGACATCAGCGGCTCGGGCTGCGCCAGCGCTTCGCAGATGGCGTGGAAGTTTTGGCCATCGCTGCTGGACGAGGTGAAGATCGTCGGCAGCTGCGCGGCATCGCAGCCGCTGGCCGCCACCGCCTGCTGGCCTACGCCCAGTGCCAGCCGGACGGTGGGTCCGGTGCGGCGGCGCTCGGCCGGCGGCAGGCCCGATGGCAGCGGTAGTTCGGTGGCCGCGTGCGCGTAGGGCGCGCGCCCCGCGAGCACGGCACTGGCCTGCTGCCAGCCGCTCAGGCCGGGGCCGAGCAGGCCGATGCTTTCGAGATAGACGGGCTGCGGCATGGCGCTGGCTCAGTGAGCAACCGCGTCCGCACGGGCGAACAGCAGGCTGCAGTTGGATCCACCGAAACCGAACGCATTGCTCATCGCGAAGCGCAACGGCGTGTCGTGGTTGTCGAGCTGGTAGTTCACGTCGAGCGCGGGGTCGACCTGCGTGGTGTTGATGCCGGCCGGCACCAGGCCATGGCGCAGCGCCAGCGCGCAGATCACCGCCTCGAGCGCGCCGGCTGCGCCCAGCGCATGGCCGGTGGCGCCCTTGGTCGAGCTGCACGGCGTGCCGGGCAGCACCGCGGCCATGGCCAGCGCTTCTGCGGCGTCGTTGCTGCGCGTGGCGGTGCCGTGCAGATTGACGTAGCCGACCTGTGCCGGCGCGATGCCTGCGCCGGCCAGCGCCTGCGCCATCGCCATGCGCGCGCCGAGCCCCTGCGGGTGCGGCGTCGACATATGATGCGCATCGCTCGATTCGCCGATGCCTGCGAGCAGGATGGCATCGTCCGCAACCGGGCCGGTCACGCGCTCGAGCAGGCCGAACACCGCTCCTTCGCCGATCGAGATGCCGTTGCGGGCCACGTCGTAGGGGCGGCACGGCTGGCGCGACAACAACTCCAGCGCATTGAAGCCATACAGCGTGGTGTGGCACAGCGAGTCGACGCCGCCCACCACCGCCGCATCGATCAGCCCGGCCTCCAGCATGCGCCGCGCCGAGCTGAACACCTTGGCCCCGGACGAGCATGCCGACGACACCGCCGCCGCGGGCCCGGTCAGCCCCAGTTGCCGCCGCAGGAACGCCGGCAGCGAGTAGGGATTGTGCGTGCCGCCGTAGTGGAAGCCCGGCGGCAGCGCGCCGCTGGCCGGATCGCGCTGGCGGTAGCCCAGCTCCGTCTGCAGCACGCCCGCGGTGCTGGTGCCGAGAAAGACACCGATGCGGTGGGCACCGTAGCGCGCCGCCGCGTCGCGCACGCGTGCCGCGAAGTCATCCTGCTCCAGCGCCAGCTGCGCCAGCCGGTTGTTGCGGCAGTCGAAATCGGCCAGTGCGGCCGGCAGCGTGACCGCGTCCAGGCCGGCGACTTCGCCGACATAGGTATCGAGGGCGACGTCGCCGAAGCGGCACGGCGCCAGGCCGCCGCGCTGTGCGCGCAGCGCCGCCAGTGTGGCGTCCAGGCCGGCGCCAAGGCAGCTGGTGGCCGTGAAATGCGAGAACAGGAGCGGGGACACAGCTTCGGTGAGGCGAATGGAAGGAATCGTTGCAAGCGGCGCCAATTGTAACAAGCCGCGGCGGCTCAGCCCGGCGGCACCGCGGCACGCAGCGTCACGCAGCGCAGTCCGGCCCGGTCGATCGCGGCCAGCAGGCCCGGCAGCACGGTGGCGCAATGGGGATGGCCGGCAGCGTCCAGGCCGGGATTGCCGTCGTGCAGCAGCAGGATGTCGCGCCCGGCCAGCCGGCCGGCCAGGCGCCGCGCCACGCGCGCGGCGTGGTTGCCGTCGAGGGTATCGAAGCCGCGCCGGGTCCAGGCCGCCAGGTGCAGCCCGAGCCGGCACAGCACCGGCTCCAGGAAGGGATTGCGCAGCCCCGCCGGCGCGCGGAAGAAGCGCGGCGCCTGGCCGGTGAGCTCCGTCAGCACCTGCTGCGCGGCGGCGATGTCGCGCTGCATGCGGCCGGGCCCGAACGTGGAGAAGTTCAGCCGGTGGTACATGCTGTGGTTCTCCACGGCATGGCCGCGGCGCACGATCTCGCGCACCAGTTCGGGATGCGCCGCGGCGCGCTCGCCGATGCAGAAAAACGTCGCGCTGGCGCCGTGCCGGTCGAGCAGATCGAGCACCCGCGGCGTCAGGTCCGGGTTGGGGCCGTCGTCGAAGGTCAGCGCCACGCAGCCTTCGGCCGATGGCGGCAGGCGCAGCAGGTTGGGCCCGAGCCAGGTGCTGCGCGGCCACAGGCCGGCCGCGCACATCGCGACATGCGATGCGCCGATGCCGGCCAGGCCCCAGCCCAGGCCTTGCGGATAAGCGAGCATCGCGCCGACGGCGCCCACGTGCACCGCGGCGGCGCCATAGAGCAGCGGGGTGGGCCGCCAGGGGCGGCTGGGAAGACGCCCGGGGAGGGTAACGTCCGGTGCGCCCGGTGCGGATAGCGGCTTCATGTTGCACTCCCGGCCTTCGCCGCTGCCGCAGTCGAGGCCGCGGGCGCGAGGATGGCCGAAAACCACAGCGCCAGCACGGCGCCGGGGCCGACCGTCAGGCCGAAGGCCTGCAGCAGCGGCAGGCTCGACAGCGACAGCAGGCCGAACGCGGCGACCGTGGTCAGGTTGGCCAGCAGCAGCGACACCAGCGTGTGCGGCGAAGCACCAGCCGCCTGGCCGTTCGCTGCCGGGCCATTAAAGAATAGTGCGTAGTTGGAGCCGACCGCAGCCAGCAGCAACAGGCCCACCAGGTGCAGCAGCGTAAGCGGCTGGCCCAGCGCCGCCAGCCCGCCCAGCACCACCACCGCGGCGGCGGCCAGCGGCAGTACCGTCGCCAGCACCCGCCGCGGCGAGCGCAGCGCCAGCGCCAGCAGGGCGATGATCGCCAGCAGTCCGGCCAGCGACAGCAGCAGGGCCTCGCGCAGGTAGCCGGCGTAGAGCCGGTCCGATTCCCCCTTCAGGTCGACGAACAGCGTATCGGGCACGCCCGCCCGCTGGATCGCGGCGCGCACCGCGGCGCTGTCCACGCCGTCGGCGGCGCTGGCATGGTCCGGGGCATGCACCGGTGCGCGCAGCGGCAGCGTGGCGCTCCAGCGGCCATCGCGCTGCACCAGCAGGGCGTCGACCGCCAGGGCCATCGAGGTGCCGCGCAGGCTCTCGCGCTGCAGCAGGGGCCCGGTGCGTGCCGCTTCGGCCTGCGCCAGGAAGGGCGCGAACACTGATGCGCGCACCGGCTGGCCGGCGATCGCGGCCTGCAGCCGCTGCGCCAGCACCTCGGGCGGCGGCAGGCTGGCCTGGCGCTCGCGCTGGGTGGCCGCGCTGGGCAGGTAGCGCGCCGGGCTCTCGTAGCCGCCGATGAAGTTCTGCGCCACCAGCGGTTCCAGTTCATGCGCGACGCGTTCCGCGCCCTGCAGCACGGATTCCTGGTCCGGGCCCGACACCACCACCAGGTAGCGCACGTCCGGTGCGCCCAGGTTTTCACGCAGCGAGGTATCGAGCGCCTGGTCACTCGGCGATACCGGGCTCAGCGCCTGCAGTTCCCGGCCCCACAGCGTGCCGCGATGCTGGACCAGCACCACGCAGGCGCCCACTACGAGCAGCAGCACCAGCCAGCGCAGCCGGGGCGCATGCTGCGTCAGCCATTGCAGCTTGCGGCCGAGCGGTGCGACGTCGCGCAGCTGCAGCGTGGCCGGCACCAGCTGCGGCAGCACGAAGCGGGTGACCAGCGCGGCGGTGGCGAGCCCCGCGATCGAATACAGGCCCAGCTGCGCCAGCCCCGGGAAGCCCGACAGCAGCAGCGACGCAAAGCCGCACACCGAAGTCAGCACC from Cupriavidus nantongensis encodes the following:
- a CDS encoding beta-ketoacyl-[acyl-carrier-protein] synthase family protein, with translation MSPLLFSHFTATSCLGAGLDATLAALRAQRGGLAPCRFGDVALDTYVGEVAGLDAVTLPAALADFDCRNNRLAQLALEQDDFAARVRDAAARYGAHRIGVFLGTSTAGVLQTELGYRQRDPASGALPPGFHYGGTHNPYSLPAFLRRQLGLTGPAAAVSSACSSGAKVFSSARRMLEAGLIDAAVVGGVDSLCHTTLYGFNALELLSRQPCRPYDVARNGISIGEGAVFGLLERVTGPVADDAILLAGIGESSDAHHMSTPHPQGLGARMAMAQALAGAGIAPAQVGYVNLHGTATRSNDAAEALAMAAVLPGTPCSSTKGATGHALGAAGALEAVICALALRHGLVPAGINTTQVDPALDVNYQLDNHDTPLRFAMSNAFGFGGSNCSLLFARADAVAH
- a CDS encoding MMPL family transporter, giving the protein MSAMSAMSAIRAAWRRLALALWVLALLACAAVVSRTTFTADLSAFLPRLPSAEQQLLVNQLRDGLVSRLILVGIEGGDAEGRARVSRAMAAQLRGDPRFASVQNGEPVNQAADREYVFAHRYLLSPEVTPERFSEHGLARAVNDSFALLASSAGLFTKSLLPRDPTGEVAAMLAQLDAGQRVPMHAGAWASRDGKRALLLAQTASAGSDTDAQAEAMAAVQQAFASANAGGPYQLVMTGPGVFSVKARDTIRHDVERLSTIGLAIIVTLLLAVYRSVPLLVLGLVPVLSGALAGIAAVSLGFGGAVHGLTLGFGTTLIGEAVDYSIYLFVQSAQYTRNGRRDERAWLGGFWPTVRLGVLTSVCGFASLLLSGFPGLAQLGLYSIAGLATAALVTRFVLPQLVPATLQLRDVAPLGRKLQWLTQHAPRLRWLVLLLVVGACVVLVQHRGTLWGRELQALSPVSPSDQALDTSLRENLGAPDVRYLVVVSGPDQESVLQGAERVAHELEPLVAQNFIGGYESPARYLPSAATQRERQASLPPPEVLAQRLQAAIAGQPVRASVFAPFLAQAEAARTGPLLQRESLRGTSMALAVDALLVQRDGRWSATLPLRAPVHAPDHASAADGVDSAAVRAAIQRAGVPDTLFVDLKGESDRLYAGYLREALLLSLAGLLAIIALLALALRSPRRVLATVLPLAAAAVVVLGGLAALGQPLTLLHLVGLLLLAAVGSNYALFFNGPAANGQAAGASPHTLVSLLLANLTTVAAFGLLSLSSLPLLQAFGLTVGPGAVLALWFSAILAPAASTAAAAKAGSAT
- a CDS encoding helix-turn-helix domain-containing protein is translated as MNSTAVPRGASEPFRQLRALRRARKLKQEDVARKAGISREAYLRAESGQADPRMSTFLAACEALGLEVVLAPQHLAADVNAFIASRNGGVTAASMAGQPAGAAPAPAATPASGGGFGPGTGEGHKPV
- a CDS encoding alpha/beta fold hydrolase, encoding MTQAVSSPSPVSPSSAVAAAAFRSTDASSPASRDGTLQRALMGLQRLRWQAGSMLMPAATARRLERLWFCPPRAALTSAARHALDGARADWALVTGHGPSRRVRVYRWGSAGPVVLLAHGWGGHAGQWHAVIDGLLAAGMRVVAFDALSHGASDAGTRGAAQTSVLEMSRSLLAAAWHAGPVHAVVAHSLGGAAAALALREGLPARAAVLLGAPADMRAACAALAWQLGVAPAVLARMQRHSERWLGMPWSAFNVPDLGRDRPVPPTLVIHDRDDKEVRWEDGAAIAGAWPGARLETTTGLGHRRILRDPAVIQRIAEFIRPPSGPRPVPVSAGLALA
- a CDS encoding beta-ketoacyl synthase chain length factor, producing MPQPVYLESIGLLGPGLSGWQQASAVLAGRAPYAHAATELPLPSGLPPAERRRTGPTVRLALGVGQQAVAASGCDAAQLPTIFTSSSSDGQNFHAICEALAQPEPLMSPTRFHNSVHNATAGYWSIAAGAMRASNVLCAMDGSFGAGLLEGVLQASADAEPCLLIAYDTGYPEPLHSCRPIPDPFGVALLLTPQPGPRSLARIAVALTQAPATAMPDAALEALRQSAPAARVLPLLAAIARGETGTVVLDYLDTLRIEAEVTSLGGHAHA
- the fahA gene encoding fumarylacetoacetase: MTAPQTSWIDSANDGNTHFSLQNLPYGVFSTKGQAPRAGVAIGDQILDLDALDQAGLLPEAARGTFAAASLNRFIALGQPVWSETRRRLTALLSGADAALRDNAALRDRALVPMSAATLHLPVEIPGYTDFYSSKEHATNVGRMFRDPDNALLPNWLEIPIGYNGRASSVVVSGTPLHRPNGQIKLPNEARPVFSACRKLDFELEMGFIVGKPSALGEPVSTADAPAHMFGMVLLNDWSARDIQQWEYVPLGPFNSKGFGTSISPWVVTMEALEPFRRDNPVQSPEPLPYLQQQGKNAYDIALEVALQPEGAAAPSTICRTNFKAMYWTMAQQLAHHTVSGCNVRVGDLMGSGTISGTTPDSYGSLLELTRNGAEPLTLADGSQRSFLQDGDDVIMTGYCQGDGYRVGFGTVSGKILPAR
- a CDS encoding polysaccharide deacetylase family protein, with the protein product MKPLSAPGAPDVTLPGRLPSRPWRPTPLLYGAAAVHVGAVGAMLAYPQGLGWGLAGIGASHVAMCAAGLWPRSTWLGPNLLRLPPSAEGCVALTFDDGPNPDLTPRVLDLLDRHGASATFFCIGERAAAHPELVREIVRRGHAVENHSMYHRLNFSTFGPGRMQRDIAAAQQVLTELTGQAPRFFRAPAGLRNPFLEPVLCRLGLHLAAWTRRGFDTLDGNHAARVARRLAGRLAGRDILLLHDGNPGLDAAGHPHCATVLPGLLAAIDRAGLRCVTLRAAVPPG
- a CDS encoding TetR/AcrR family transcriptional regulator, whose product is MQKGHLTRKAIIEQALDAAAKVGFEQLSLATLAADTNMSKSGLYAHFKSKEMLQQAVLDLAVERFGDIVIRPAMRQPRGMPRLQALFEGYLEWLGGTVTQGRCLFTALGQEYRDRPGSIRDLVVQSLKDWHSTIARVVGDAIDEGQFGPHVDPRQFAFELSGIGMAFQQSFKLLGRQDAEAMARHAFAALVARAAADAAHPAST
- the hmgA gene encoding homogentisate 1,2-dioxygenase; translation: MDLTHTQLAERGYMSGFANEFATEALPGALPVGQNSPQRAPYGLYAEQLSGTAFTAPRAHNRRSWLYRIRPAALHKPFTLIGQSRFLSRFDQVPPSPNQMRWSPPAMPSVPTDFVDGIVTMAGNGGPEAMTGCGIHLYLANRSMHDRFFYNADGEMLIVPQQGRLLMVTELGRLEVEPHEIVVVPRGVRFRVELPDGEARGYICENYGALFKLPDLGVIGSNGLANPRDFLTPVASYEDREGAFELVAKFQGNLWRADIGHSPLDVVAWHGNYAPYKYDLRRFNTIGSISYDHPDPSIFLVLQSPSDTPGVDTIDFVIFGPRWLAMQDSFRPPWFHRNIASEFMGLISGVYDAKAEGFAPGGASLHNCMSGHGPDAETFEKASVADTSTPHHIENTMAFMFETPGVIRPTPYAAQSASLQQEYYTCWQGLKKHFNPNVR